The Planococcus liqunii genome includes a region encoding these proteins:
- a CDS encoding SDR family oxidoreductase, with protein sequence MTYIDDKVIIITGASSGIGEAAALYLSERGAKVVLAARSEEKLKVLAERINNSGGTALYRSTDVTNKDEVQSLVDFTIEKFNRVDTLINSAGLMLFSMWDNTHVEEWEKMIDLNLKGVLYGIAAVLPKMKEQGSGQIINVGSVAGHAVGEGHGVYSSTKYAVKAITESLRKEMSVKYNIKASMVSPGVIATNWQDTVTDRDVESVLENLNEVAIDVEHVAKTIAFVIDQPADVLINDVLVTPTSQKW encoded by the coding sequence ATGACATACATTGACGACAAAGTGATTATCATCACCGGGGCTTCAAGCGGGATTGGCGAGGCAGCGGCTCTTTATCTTTCAGAACGCGGCGCCAAAGTGGTTTTAGCAGCAAGAAGCGAAGAAAAGCTGAAAGTTCTTGCAGAGCGCATAAACAACAGCGGTGGAACGGCACTGTACCGCTCAACGGATGTGACCAATAAAGACGAAGTTCAATCTTTAGTTGATTTCACTATTGAGAAATTCAATCGTGTGGACACCTTGATTAACTCGGCCGGACTGATGTTATTCTCAATGTGGGACAATACGCACGTAGAAGAATGGGAAAAAATGATCGACCTGAATCTTAAAGGGGTTCTTTATGGAATCGCAGCAGTGCTTCCGAAAATGAAGGAACAAGGATCTGGCCAAATCATTAATGTCGGTTCAGTTGCCGGTCACGCTGTAGGTGAAGGGCATGGTGTCTACAGCTCAACAAAATACGCAGTTAAAGCAATAACTGAAAGCCTTCGTAAGGAAATGTCTGTTAAATACAACATCAAAGCTTCGATGGTCTCTCCCGGTGTGATTGCCACCAATTGGCAAGATACAGTAACCGATCGTGATGTGGAAAGTGTTCTTGAGAATTTAAATGAAGTGGCAATTGATGTGGAGCACGTGGCTAAAACCATTGCTTTTGTTATCGATCAGCCTGCTGATGTTCTGATCAACGATGTATTAGTAACTCCTACCTCGCAAAAATGGTGA
- a CDS encoding HpcH/HpaI aldolase/citrate lyase family protein: protein MIYRSLMFTPGTNKERLLKSVSSEADALLWDLEDAVHPDEKAAARAVIKEALDELEDKPAKPIFLRINQYGTEWYAEDVKLARHENVNGIMLPKAESARQVQETWDGMGANGELIVLVETAVGIVRLEDIFSNPNVSGVAFGAIDYAADADLTLTEAGLEAIYARSRIVTYAKAGGVEGIYDTVFADIHNTESLQKRAVSARALGFNGQMAVHPKQIETIHEVYSPSREDIDWAVKVLRHAEHEAKGAGVFMLDGKMVDRPIIEKAKQIYSAAERYQLIIGG, encoded by the coding sequence ATGATTTACCGAAGTCTGATGTTTACACCGGGAACGAACAAAGAGCGGCTGCTGAAATCCGTCAGCAGCGAAGCGGACGCCTTGCTGTGGGATTTGGAGGACGCTGTCCATCCGGATGAAAAAGCGGCTGCCCGCGCAGTTATTAAAGAAGCGCTCGACGAACTGGAGGACAAACCGGCAAAGCCCATTTTCCTGCGCATCAACCAGTACGGCACCGAATGGTACGCGGAAGATGTCAAACTTGCCCGGCATGAAAACGTCAACGGCATCATGCTGCCGAAAGCGGAAAGTGCCCGGCAAGTACAGGAAACGTGGGACGGCATGGGTGCTAACGGCGAACTGATCGTCCTTGTAGAAACAGCAGTCGGCATCGTCCGTCTGGAAGACATCTTCAGCAATCCGAACGTCAGCGGCGTCGCGTTCGGCGCCATCGACTATGCAGCGGACGCGGATTTGACGCTGACGGAAGCGGGGCTTGAAGCGATTTATGCGCGCTCCCGCATCGTCACGTACGCCAAAGCGGGGGGCGTCGAAGGCATTTACGACACCGTATTCGCCGACATCCACAATACGGAAAGCCTGCAAAAGCGCGCCGTTTCAGCGCGTGCCCTCGGTTTTAACGGCCAGATGGCGGTGCATCCGAAACAGATTGAGACGATCCACGAAGTTTACAGCCCATCGCGGGAAGACATCGACTGGGCGGTGAAAGTGCTGCGCCATGCCGAACACGAAGCGAAAGGCGCCGGCGTCTTCATGCTGGACGGCAAAATGGTCGACCGGCCGATTATCGAAAAAGCGAAACAGATCTACAGCGCTGCTGAACGCTACCAGCTCATTATCGGCGGCTGA
- the helD gene encoding RNA polymerase recycling motor HelD — protein MNLEFQKEQKRVDRVMQEVTGQLRRLEADTSRQKDDVVNIRRHFWDENKISLDSFDDFLETIIGLRQEAQALSVSETTHRQSTKKLAELRSMQRTPYFGRIDFQEEDEPEKEEVYIGISTLTDSTGDEFLVYDWRAPVSSVYYDHQPGPASYSTPGGEVRGHLEKKWQYLIRSGVLESMFDTSLTIGDEILQQVLGKSADKKMHSIVATIQQEQNRIIRHDRTRLLIVQGAAGSGKTSAALQRIAYLLYKYRDQLNADQIILFSPNAMFSSYVSNVLPELGEENMHQVTFQEYLNHRLSAQFELENPYGQLEYVLTKRDDPAYAARVAAIRFKASVQFFEAIKSYRRTLEESGMIFKRIRFAGHPIASAEAIEARFYSRDTTLRFHNRLEGLKDWLLKELDEFEKQEWEEPWVEEEMELLSNDSYQKAHAYLAAKKGFKGKAVSDYEMEPEELARLVVRQKLKPLRKKIKAYRFVDVKALYRQLFAGFLEDNQAELPAEWEAICRQTLDKLSEEELFYEDATPFLLLKELILGFQTNTAIRHIVIDEAQDYSPFQFEFLKRLFPSARMTVLGDFNQAIFAHAGEFNDFDVLTNLYGTDQTETIRLAQSYRATKPIIEFTRRLVPEGNAIVPFERQGEKPVLTEVADHAELHRCIMERVAELRGKFGTIAIICKSASEAAHAHEALSGIEGLKRMKTGSAEYEQGVIVIPSYLAKGIEFDAVILYDASEQMYGQESLRRLFYTACTRAMHELQLFSVGKPSPFLEEALQEGLVRVEA, from the coding sequence GTGAATCTGGAATTTCAAAAGGAGCAAAAACGAGTCGACCGCGTGATGCAGGAAGTCACCGGGCAGCTCCGAAGATTGGAAGCAGATACGTCTCGCCAAAAAGACGATGTGGTGAACATCCGCCGCCATTTCTGGGATGAAAACAAAATAAGCCTCGATTCGTTCGACGATTTCCTGGAAACGATCATCGGCTTGCGGCAGGAAGCACAGGCGCTGTCCGTCAGTGAAACCACCCACCGACAGTCCACCAAAAAGCTGGCGGAACTTCGAAGCATGCAAAGAACGCCGTATTTCGGCCGCATCGATTTTCAAGAGGAAGACGAACCGGAAAAAGAAGAAGTCTATATCGGCATCTCGACATTGACCGATTCAACAGGCGATGAATTCCTTGTTTACGACTGGCGCGCACCGGTCTCGAGCGTCTACTACGACCACCAGCCGGGACCCGCATCTTATTCAACGCCAGGCGGGGAAGTGCGAGGGCATTTGGAGAAGAAATGGCAATATTTGATTCGCAGCGGCGTTTTAGAGTCGATGTTCGACACGAGTCTGACCATTGGGGACGAAATCCTGCAGCAGGTGCTTGGCAAAAGCGCCGACAAGAAGATGCACAGCATCGTCGCGACGATTCAGCAGGAACAGAACCGCATCATCCGCCACGACCGGACACGCCTGCTGATCGTACAGGGGGCAGCCGGCAGCGGGAAGACTTCGGCTGCGCTGCAGCGCATCGCGTATCTTCTCTATAAATACCGGGATCAATTGAACGCCGACCAGATCATTCTGTTTTCGCCGAACGCAATGTTTTCGAGCTACGTGTCGAATGTGCTGCCGGAACTCGGCGAAGAGAACATGCACCAAGTGACGTTCCAAGAATACTTGAACCACCGGTTGAGCGCCCAGTTTGAGCTTGAGAATCCGTACGGACAGCTGGAGTACGTGTTGACGAAAAGGGACGATCCGGCATACGCGGCCCGTGTGGCAGCCATCCGCTTCAAGGCATCGGTCCAGTTTTTCGAAGCCATCAAATCGTATCGGCGGACGTTGGAGGAGTCCGGCATGATATTCAAGCGCATCCGTTTCGCTGGACATCCGATTGCAAGCGCCGAAGCCATTGAAGCGCGGTTTTATTCCCGCGACACAACGCTGCGTTTCCACAACCGGCTGGAAGGGTTGAAGGACTGGCTGTTGAAAGAGCTCGATGAATTTGAAAAACAGGAATGGGAAGAGCCGTGGGTGGAAGAGGAAATGGAGCTGCTCAGCAACGATTCCTACCAGAAAGCGCATGCCTATCTGGCAGCGAAAAAAGGTTTTAAAGGAAAAGCGGTGAGCGACTACGAAATGGAGCCGGAAGAACTGGCCCGGCTTGTTGTGCGCCAGAAGCTGAAACCGCTCCGAAAAAAGATCAAGGCTTACCGCTTTGTCGATGTCAAAGCACTGTACCGCCAACTTTTTGCAGGATTTTTGGAAGATAATCAGGCGGAACTGCCTGCGGAATGGGAAGCCATTTGCCGGCAGACACTTGATAAGCTTTCGGAAGAGGAACTGTTTTACGAAGACGCCACGCCGTTTCTGCTGTTGAAAGAACTGATTCTCGGCTTTCAGACGAACACGGCGATCCGCCACATTGTCATCGATGAGGCACAGGATTACTCGCCGTTCCAGTTTGAATTTTTGAAGAGGCTGTTTCCCTCAGCGCGCATGACGGTGCTCGGCGACTTCAACCAGGCGATTTTTGCCCATGCCGGTGAATTCAACGATTTTGATGTGCTGACCAACCTGTACGGAACAGATCAAACCGAAACGATCCGTCTGGCGCAAAGCTACCGCGCCACCAAACCAATCATCGAATTCACCCGCCGGCTTGTGCCGGAAGGCAACGCCATCGTCCCGTTTGAGCGGCAAGGCGAAAAGCCGGTCCTGACGGAAGTAGCGGATCATGCAGAACTGCATCGCTGCATCATGGAGCGGGTCGCAGAACTGCGCGGCAAATTCGGCACGATTGCCATCATCTGCAAATCCGCTTCCGAAGCCGCGCATGCCCATGAAGCCTTGTCCGGCATCGAGGGGCTGAAGCGGATGAAGACCGGCTCCGCCGAATACGAGCAGGGCGTCATCGTCATCCCGTCGTATTTGGCAAAAGGCATCGAGTTCGACGCCGTCATCCTCTACGACGCCTCGGAACAGATGTACGGACAGGAAAGCCTGCGCCGCCTGTTCTACACCGCCTGTACGCGTGCTATGCACGAACTGCAGCTTTTCTCCGTCGGCAAACCGAGTCCGTTTCTAGAGGAAGCACTGCAGGAAGGGCTGGTTCGGGTTGAGGCATGA
- a CDS encoding helix-turn-helix domain-containing protein: MENIQGIISKNLANLRKRRNLTLDQVSEATGVSKAMLAQIEKGKSNPTVATLWKIANGLQVSFTSFMTESEPQVKQISLTDIEPITDNEGRYRVYPFFPFHPDKKFEIYVTELEPGCFHQAKTHLGEEYIVMKNGELIMDLQGQRYTLASGDALQFSGTVPHSYKNETAEPASFFMLMFYPENEI, from the coding sequence ATGGAAAATATTCAAGGGATTATTTCGAAAAACTTGGCCAATCTACGGAAACGAAGGAACCTTACGCTCGATCAGGTTTCTGAAGCAACAGGGGTCAGTAAAGCCATGCTGGCTCAAATTGAGAAAGGGAAATCCAATCCGACGGTAGCGACTTTATGGAAAATCGCAAACGGCCTTCAAGTTTCCTTCACTTCCTTCATGACGGAAAGCGAGCCTCAAGTCAAGCAGATTAGTCTGACTGACATTGAGCCCATTACGGACAATGAAGGCAGATATCGGGTCTATCCTTTTTTCCCTTTTCATCCGGATAAAAAATTCGAGATTTACGTCACTGAACTGGAGCCAGGCTGTTTTCATCAGGCCAAAACCCATTTGGGGGAAGAATACATCGTCATGAAAAACGGGGAACTGATCATGGATCTTCAAGGTCAGCGTTATACATTGGCCTCCGGGGATGCGCTTCAATTTTCCGGTACGGTTCCGCACAGCTATAAAAATGAAACAGCGGAACCAGCCAGCTTTTTTATGCTGATGTTCTATCCTGAAAATGAAATCTGA
- a CDS encoding NAD(P)H-dependent oxidoreductase: MNVLIVYAHPEPQSFNGALKDLAVSELTKLGHQVEVSDLYAMNFKAVADGGDFQQRQDEHSLKYAVEQKHAVKTESFSRDIEDEQEKLVWADFVIFQFPIWWYSMPAILKGWFDRVYASGFIYTRENRYDSGGLKGRKAMLSVTTGTPKGAYMPNGMDGDIHEKILYHINHGMLYFSGMQPVEPFISWTPSHDEDERKMYLEAYKQRLHTLVEQPIISYHPKDHYDENHQLKKEYQ; encoded by the coding sequence ATGAACGTACTGATTGTATATGCACATCCTGAACCGCAATCGTTCAATGGAGCGCTAAAGGACTTGGCAGTTTCAGAATTGACCAAACTGGGTCATCAAGTAGAAGTATCGGATTTGTACGCCATGAATTTCAAGGCGGTTGCCGACGGCGGTGATTTTCAGCAGCGTCAGGACGAACACTCTTTGAAATATGCAGTTGAACAGAAACATGCGGTCAAAACCGAAAGTTTTTCACGCGATATTGAAGATGAACAGGAAAAGCTGGTGTGGGCCGATTTTGTTATTTTCCAGTTTCCCATTTGGTGGTACTCCATGCCGGCCATCTTAAAAGGATGGTTTGACCGGGTGTATGCTTCGGGCTTTATCTACACCAGAGAAAATAGATACGATTCGGGAGGGTTAAAAGGTAGAAAAGCCATGCTTTCGGTGACGACTGGAACGCCCAAAGGGGCTTATATGCCAAACGGGATGGATGGCGATATTCATGAAAAAATTCTCTACCATATCAATCATGGCATGCTCTACTTTTCGGGCATGCAGCCAGTCGAGCCATTCATCTCATGGACACCGTCACATGACGAAGATGAACGGAAAATGTATTTGGAGGCGTACAAACAGCGGCTTCATACTCTAGTTGAACAACCCATCATTTCTTACCACCCAAAAGACCATTACGATGAGAATCATCAATTGAAGAAAGAATATCAATAA
- a CDS encoding CaiB/BaiF CoA transferase family protein, with the protein MEENRKLPLAGLRVIDASTVLAGPMLATYLGDFGADVIKVEHPAGDPLRNAGRQKDGESLEWKLVSRNKKPITLNFSTPKGQELFHKLAATADVVITNFRPKTLEKWNITYESLSKDNPGLIVVKVSGFGEDGPYKERPGFGTLAEAMSGFAQVNGFPDRGPVLPSFALADYATALMGAYATMVAIYERDHSEEGRGQYIDLPIYEALMGMLGNQVMEYDQLGIIPGRKGNRTGWTVPRNLYETKDGKWLAISGTSQPIVERIFKAIGREDLITDPKFATNQKRLENVDELEAIIAGWMKGYTQDEILERFVHFEATIAPVYTVEDIVNDPHFNHRENIADVPDVHFGSVKMLNVAPKLSRTPGEIRHAGAELGSYNETLYGELGLTPEEIEGLKKDGII; encoded by the coding sequence ATGGAAGAAAACAGAAAGCTGCCGCTTGCCGGACTGCGGGTCATTGACGCATCCACTGTGCTTGCGGGACCGATGCTGGCTACATATCTGGGGGATTTCGGAGCGGACGTCATTAAAGTGGAGCATCCTGCAGGAGACCCGCTGCGGAATGCCGGCCGCCAGAAAGACGGCGAGTCGCTTGAGTGGAAGCTCGTGTCGCGCAACAAAAAGCCGATCACGCTGAATTTCAGTACGCCGAAAGGCCAGGAGCTGTTCCATAAACTCGCTGCAACGGCAGACGTCGTCATTACGAATTTCCGTCCGAAGACTTTGGAGAAATGGAACATCACCTATGAATCCTTGTCGAAAGACAATCCTGGGTTGATTGTCGTGAAGGTGTCGGGCTTCGGTGAAGACGGCCCTTACAAGGAACGACCGGGGTTCGGTACGCTCGCGGAAGCGATGTCTGGCTTTGCGCAGGTCAACGGTTTTCCGGATAGAGGTCCGGTGCTGCCAAGTTTCGCGCTCGCCGATTACGCGACCGCGCTAATGGGCGCTTACGCCACGATGGTCGCGATTTACGAACGCGACCATTCGGAGGAGGGACGGGGGCAGTATATCGATTTGCCGATTTACGAAGCGCTCATGGGGATGCTCGGCAACCAGGTCATGGAATACGACCAGCTCGGCATCATTCCGGGACGGAAAGGGAACCGCACAGGCTGGACTGTACCGCGCAATTTATACGAAACGAAAGACGGGAAATGGCTTGCGATATCTGGCACGTCACAGCCGATCGTCGAACGCATATTCAAGGCAATCGGCCGGGAAGACTTGATAACGGATCCGAAATTCGCAACCAATCAGAAGCGCCTCGAGAACGTCGACGAACTGGAGGCGATCATCGCCGGCTGGATGAAAGGGTACACGCAGGACGAAATCCTCGAGCGCTTTGTCCATTTTGAAGCGACGATTGCGCCGGTCTATACAGTGGAAGACATTGTGAATGACCCGCATTTCAACCACCGAGAAAACATCGCGGATGTGCCGGATGTGCATTTCGGCAGCGTCAAGATGCTCAATGTGGCACCGAAACTGTCGCGTACACCGGGAGAAATACGCCATGCCGGAGCGGAACTCGGCTCATACAATGAAACGCTGTACGGCGAACTGGGGCTGACTCCGGAAGAAATCGAAGGACTGAAAAAAGACGGCATCATTTAA
- a CDS encoding helix-turn-helix transcriptional regulator, with protein MKKIERLISIVMILLQKEIVSASEFSRLFDVSKRTIQRDIEALGYANIPIYAEHGAEGGYALMDEYKLDKRLVNSQDLENILVSLGGYDQLITNPEIQMTIQKIKSMTSLETTAKLDLSFYDWSGRSEIKEDITLINQAIGKNWLLTFEYVDQGGKRSCRVVEPYRLRLMEMHWYLFAYCLERKDYRTFKLTRMIDIKQEGSFSPRSDLESIKDQKHSGQSELVPVQLLVDVVVRDQFIERYGKSSVTEMTAESYLVKIELPESHFAYQFVAGFGNKVKILEPHSFIENYLIFLEETIRLYR; from the coding sequence ATGAAAAAAATTGAACGGCTTATCTCAATTGTCATGATTTTACTGCAAAAGGAAATTGTTTCAGCCTCAGAATTCAGCCGTCTATTCGATGTTTCAAAGCGAACAATCCAACGGGATATAGAAGCCTTGGGTTATGCAAATATCCCCATTTATGCAGAACACGGTGCTGAGGGAGGATATGCGTTAATGGATGAATATAAACTCGATAAACGTTTGGTAAACAGCCAAGACTTAGAAAATATCCTCGTCTCCTTAGGTGGCTACGACCAATTGATAACGAACCCGGAAATTCAAATGACAATTCAAAAAATCAAATCAATGACCAGCCTGGAAACGACCGCAAAACTGGATTTGAGTTTTTATGATTGGTCAGGTAGAAGCGAGATCAAAGAAGACATTACACTGATCAATCAAGCAATCGGAAAGAACTGGTTGTTAACATTTGAATACGTCGATCAAGGCGGCAAAAGAAGCTGTCGGGTCGTAGAACCTTATAGGCTGCGTTTAATGGAGATGCATTGGTATCTTTTTGCTTATTGTCTTGAACGCAAAGACTATCGAACATTCAAGTTGACGAGGATGATCGATATTAAACAGGAAGGTTCTTTCAGTCCGAGGTCCGATCTCGAATCTATAAAAGACCAAAAGCATAGTGGACAATCCGAGTTGGTCCCGGTACAGCTATTAGTCGATGTTGTGGTCAGAGATCAGTTTATCGAGAGATATGGCAAAAGTTCTGTTACGGAAATGACGGCAGAAAGTTATCTTGTCAAGATTGAGCTACCTGAGAGCCATTTTGCTTACCAGTTTGTAGCTGGTTTCGGCAATAAAGTTAAGATTTTGGAACCACATAGTTTTATAGAAAATTATTTAATTTTTTTAGAGGAAACCATCCGACTGTATCGATAG
- the fdhD gene encoding formate dehydrogenase accessory sulfurtransferase FdhD gives MQKEQQKTRTVLRYIDGEFREREDRIVTEEPITIRINGREFITIVCSPEYIEDMAVGFLASEGIIPNHRDIRDIRVDNAQGIVHIEANKMYPFYENLQNKRFVSSCCGMSRQGFVFAHDALTAKTMDSVRVTLSPEDCFSLMGKLEDSADMFRQTGGVHNAALCSTDGFFLSRMDIGRHNALDKIYGHCLRNDIDVRDKVIAFSGRISSEILLKVAKIGCEIILSKSAPTELALSLAEELGITTVGFIRKGSFNLYTHPERIKTTTEP, from the coding sequence ATGCAAAAGGAGCAGCAAAAAACGCGGACAGTGCTCCGCTATATAGACGGCGAGTTCCGTGAGCGGGAAGACCGGATCGTGACCGAAGAGCCAATCACCATCCGGATCAACGGCCGCGAATTCATCACGATCGTCTGCTCGCCGGAATACATCGAAGACATGGCGGTCGGCTTTCTGGCATCGGAAGGCATCATCCCGAATCACCGCGATATCCGGGATATCCGCGTCGACAATGCACAAGGCATCGTCCATATCGAAGCGAATAAAATGTATCCGTTCTATGAGAACCTGCAGAACAAACGCTTTGTCTCGTCGTGCTGCGGAATGAGCCGGCAAGGCTTTGTATTTGCCCACGACGCCTTGACTGCGAAAACGATGGACAGTGTCCGGGTGACCTTGTCGCCGGAAGATTGTTTTTCCTTGATGGGAAAGCTGGAGGACAGCGCCGACATGTTCCGGCAGACCGGCGGCGTGCACAACGCTGCGCTGTGCAGCACCGACGGCTTTTTCCTATCGCGCATGGACATCGGCCGGCACAATGCGCTCGACAAAATTTACGGCCATTGCCTGCGAAACGACATTGATGTACGCGACAAAGTGATTGCTTTCAGCGGCCGCATTTCGTCGGAGATCCTGTTGAAAGTTGCGAAGATCGGCTGCGAAATCATTCTGTCAAAATCGGCGCCGACCGAACTCGCGCTGTCGCTTGCTGAAGAGCTCGGCATCACGACGGTCGGCTTTATCCGGAAAGGCTCGTTTAATCTCTACACGCATCCGGAACGCATCAAGACAACCACTGAACCATAA
- a CDS encoding VOC family protein, with protein sequence MKTVAYLQFEGKAEEALTFYERALQATSVKKVRFNAFDQDPNAPFTEEEQNMIMESRIEFAGNTLMLSDVPLGMQAVTGGITQGNSLLISIIDAEPEANQSIFEALSEGGTVIMPLSSTPWSASFGMLIDRFGVMWKFNGEASKFLDGFVN encoded by the coding sequence ATGAAAACAGTAGCTTATCTACAATTTGAAGGCAAGGCAGAAGAAGCACTGACGTTTTACGAAAGAGCATTGCAAGCAACAAGTGTGAAAAAAGTGAGATTTAATGCTTTTGACCAAGATCCGAATGCGCCATTCACGGAAGAAGAACAAAACATGATCATGGAATCGCGTATTGAATTCGCAGGAAACACATTGATGCTCTCGGATGTCCCACTGGGTATGCAAGCGGTGACAGGAGGAATTACGCAAGGGAATTCCCTCCTTATTAGTATCATCGATGCTGAACCAGAAGCCAATCAGTCCATTTTCGAAGCACTTTCTGAAGGTGGTACGGTAATCATGCCCTTATCTTCTACTCCGTGGTCCGCCAGTTTTGGTATGTTAATCGACCGGTTTGGTGTGATGTGGAAATTTAATGGTGAAGCGAGTAAGTTTCTAGATGGTTTTGTGAATTAG
- a CDS encoding DMT family transporter translates to MKPFQADLLMLLVTIGWGSSYLFMKIGIDSLGEFNVIALRFGLAFVLAAGLFFRRFRKIDCLTLKCAAILGVILFIVFVLITYGLNTTTTSNAGFLVSLTVVFVPLITAFVLRKKVELKTALSVILAITGIGFLTIQLPLVFNRGDLFCMGAALFYAVHIIVVSSAAKKVDPLNLGIAQLGFTGLYGLIFSFIFEVPAWPSTTISWLAILALSIFCSAIGFILQIIAQKYTSPTRTGLMFSLEPVFAALFGYVFAQEILHGKGYIGAALILLSVVLSSSQRKSSQSKQRSDIRNSGRNLSQ, encoded by the coding sequence ATGAAACCTTTCCAGGCGGATTTACTGATGTTACTGGTGACAATCGGATGGGGATCGTCTTATTTGTTTATGAAAATAGGAATTGATTCGCTTGGAGAATTCAATGTAATCGCGCTTCGATTCGGATTGGCATTTGTGCTGGCGGCGGGCCTCTTTTTTCGGCGGTTCAGGAAAATTGATTGCCTCACCTTAAAGTGTGCGGCCATTCTAGGGGTTATTCTATTCATCGTTTTCGTGTTAATCACGTATGGATTGAACACGACCACCACGTCAAATGCAGGTTTTTTGGTTAGCTTGACTGTGGTATTTGTTCCGCTGATTACGGCTTTCGTATTGCGAAAAAAAGTTGAATTGAAAACGGCCCTGAGTGTGATTCTTGCCATTACAGGAATCGGTTTTCTCACCATTCAACTGCCTTTAGTGTTTAATAGGGGCGACTTATTCTGTATGGGGGCTGCGCTTTTCTATGCCGTGCATATTATAGTGGTAAGTTCGGCAGCCAAGAAGGTGGATCCGTTAAACTTAGGGATTGCCCAGCTGGGCTTCACCGGATTGTATGGGTTGATCTTTTCATTTATTTTCGAAGTGCCTGCTTGGCCCAGTACCACAATTAGCTGGCTTGCGATTCTTGCCTTAAGCATCTTTTGCAGTGCCATCGGCTTCATTTTACAAATCATCGCCCAAAAATACACGTCACCGACACGTACAGGACTGATGTTTTCGTTAGAGCCGGTTTTCGCTGCTTTATTTGGTTATGTATTTGCACAAGAAATATTGCACGGCAAAGGCTATATCGGGGCAGCTCTTATTTTACTCAGTGTTGTCTTATCAAGCAGCCAAAGGAAGAGCAGTCAATCAAAGCAAAGGAGTGATATACGAAACAGTGGACGGAATTTATCGCAATGA